A region of the Cytobacillus luteolus genome:
TGGCAGAATAGCATTCGTGTCCATATTGAGTTTTGGATTACTTCTTCAAGACAAGAAGAGTTGCAGAAATTGATGATTGATCGTTACAACCAAAAGTATTTGTCTTATCTAGAAAATGTATTGCAAGAGGGTATAAATCGAGGCGAGTTTCATGAAAACTGTGATCCACGCTTAGTGGCTTCCTTATTTTGGGGAATCATTGATGGAGTATGCTTACATTATTCTGTGATTGGTGAGCACTATGCGTACAAGGAGATTATTAAAAAAGCCGAAGAAATCATCTTTCATTATTTAATGACGATAAAGGAGTGATTACTATGAGTCTCATAAAAAAGTTATCTCTTGAAGAACTTGATGAGTTTATAAGAATTGATACGAATGCTTACCCAGGTGTTTATAACCATTCACCTGATGT
Encoded here:
- a CDS encoding TetR/AcrR family transcriptional regulator, with translation MPPIVSDEYKEKKRKEILESAFEAFGEKGFQISTIDDIVSISGMSKGAIYNYFESKEDIYLQLMNMRTDQDFAKIDKQFEGMKTATEKLMYLFSVYTKAESNPKWQNSIRVHIEFWITSSRQEELQKLMIDRYNQKYLSYLENVLQEGINRGEFHENCDPRLVASLFWGIIDGVCLHYSVIGEHYAYKEIIKKAEEIIFHYLMTIKE